Genomic segment of Arachis stenosperma cultivar V10309 chromosome 4, arast.V10309.gnm1.PFL2, whole genome shotgun sequence:
TGGAGTTGATATTGCTGATGCAGAGCTTGCTGGATTGGAAAAATCACTCATCTCTCGTTTGGCCCTCAAGCCTGAGAAGGCAAGAATTTTTATCACTTAAAAGTGAAAATACTGAAACATAACTATGCCCTCTTGTTTAGATCATTGACttaaaagagaaatgttatatgtatatattacaTATGTGGCATTGCTTATGATTGATTTAGTAACATGAATTCACCAATTAGGTATTGTATTACGTACTAATTCGTGTGTATCACATACCAATTCATCTGCGAATTGAAATGTCATATACGCTTATCCGTTTTCATATTTGAATGTATTTAGTTCCATGTAATTATGAATTTAACATGTGATTCGGCACGCTGGGAGACTTTGCTTACTTGGATGCGTCACTTTTGTGaattctttttttcttgatgTGATCATGTTCCTTGTGTCTCACCTATACTGTTTGTATTTTCAGATTGCTGGGCTTGTGAAATCTGTTCGAATGTTGGCAGACATGAAGGAACCTATTGGTCAGATTTTAAAGAGAATTGAGGTCAAAACTCCCTTATAtctacatatatttttttttataaaaatacaagTGACACTATTATTAGATCACATATGTATTCATGTCCGAATTTTCTTAAATTTGATAACCTTGATTCTTCAAGACTATATGACATGATTCAATGGTTGGATTGATAAAATTCATACAGTATGCAAAGTTATTAAAAAACGGTATAAGTTGGTAAGATTTATTATTTGCTTGCTACGTATTAGTTTCTGACTAGTGCTATTTGTATCCAGCTAGCAGATAAACTCACACTGGAGCGAATATCGTGTCCTTTAGGTGTTGTCCTAGTTATTTTTGAGTCACGACCAGATGCCCTTGTTCAGGTTAACATAAAAATACCATCCTTCTTAGTCCTTTTCATGGTGTGAATTTGTATTGTTGTGTTAAAACATTGATGATTAACATGTTTGCTGATACGGAATCATAGATTGCTGCTTTGGCAGTTCGAAGTGGAAATGGTTTATTGCTTAAAGGTGGAAAGGAAGCCAAAAGATCAAATGCTGCCTTACACAAGGTAAGTTCCTTCATTTTAGGTCATTTTTCTATTAAttgttatttaaaataatataaatctATCAAAATTTATAGTACCAAGTTGCATATTTTGGAATGATCAAAGGAGGCAATTTGCAAAGAAAGGATATAAtacatttattttaaattcgATTGAGTCGTACACCTTTAAATTCAAGATCTAAAGCACACATAACATAAAGCTCATGAAGATAAAATGCAAATAACcctttattttatatatgagATTGTTGTTTTATCTGATTAATCTGAATCAGAACTATGTGTTTCTTTGAAGTATATATCATATTTAACATTTCATTACTTCTTGCAGGTTATTACTTCAGCTATTCCAGAAACAGTTGGTGACAAACTTATAGGACTTGTGACTTCAAGGGAAGAGATCCCGGATTTGCTTAAGGTTGATAAAATACAAGTAATACTCCTAACAATTATTTGTCCAAATGATGTTTATCAAACTAATTATACTCTGCAACAGCTTGATGATGTGATAGATCTTGTTGTCCCCAGAGGCAGTAACAAGCTTGTTTCTCAAATCAAGGAATCAACAAAGATTCCTGTTCTTGGCCATTCTGGTAATGTGACACATCAAGTTTCTTAAAAGGCTAAAGCTTCATTTTGGTCCCCCTACATTTTTAATTGAGCATTTCTTTGTCATTATTTTAGTTCTTTCGTTAGGTATTAGTTGATGTCTCACGTTAAGTTACACATGACATTTTCAACTGATGTGACATGCCATGTGTCACTTAACACGACACATTAGTAAATCTAAACTAAAATAACCAATAGAATtacaatttcaaaatatcaagaATTAATCATATTTACAAACTCAAGGACCAATGTCCCAAGTGAACGGTTCTCCAAATATAAATTATGATTCTATTaagttttcatttttttatgcaGATGGAATTTGTCATGTGTATGTTGACAAAGCTGCTAATATTGATATGGCGAAGCAGATTGTTAAGGATGCAAAGATTGATTATCCTGCAGCTTGCAATGCAATGGTAATTACAAATCTCGTCACTTGGaaataattgatataaattGTGTTAAAGGACTGTgcttattataatatattttgtgCTGATTTTATTAGGAAACCCTTCTTGTACACAAGGATCTGTCAGAAACTGGTGGACTTAATCAACTTGTTGCTGAACTCACAAAAGAAGGTTTCAGCTTAATATAAATGGATTTAGTTATAATGAATAATATTcactcaaaattaattttctcaaGAGTTTAACTTTTATGCattataaacataaaaatttgcACAAATATCAAATCTAATGTTTTCACGTAATGTAATAAAAAGAATTAATCATTTTAATaccctttttaaaaatttattggcAGGTGTTGAACTATATGGTGGACCAAGAGCAAGTGGCTTATTGAACATTACTAAAACAAGTTCTTTCCATAAGGAGTATAGCTCACTAGCATGCACAATTGAAATTGTTGATGATGTATCTGCTGCCATTGATCACATACATCAATATGGAAGGCATGCTAGttttttttgcttatttttcGTTGTTTTGATTTTTCTAAAGTAATACGCATCATTGTTATGCTAAAATTACTTTCTTTACCATGTTGCAGTTCTCATACTGAATGCATTGTTACAGAAGACCCTGAAGTTGCTGAAACTTTCTTACGTCAAGTTGATAGGTACCTATAGGTTTTTATTCTTTCCATATTGTTTAACCTTTGATGTTAAATAATGGCAATAGAAAATAAGGATGCATTTAGATTCTATCTCCGAGATAGAAATACTAACacaatgacaaataaaatagataTAGGATTCTTCTCTTGGGCAAAGGATTAGATGGTCCCATTATGTTTGAGATTATTAAGTGGTCCTAATTAAAAACTATTAAATTCTAGttttaatgtatttttaaaataatccTTAGAAATTTATATTTGCAAACAAgtctctctttttctttattcattTATCTCTAATCATAAACTTAGGATATAACAATGTTAGTTTTccaatagaagaagaaaaaagtatTTATCAATGGTGTCCTTCATTATTCCAGGATGATATGTTCCATGAATACCGTCCATGGCTTTGAAATAATTCTTTCTCTGAGACATAAAactttgtctatgtttgtgtcacCACAACCAAAGGAGTTTCTATGTTCATTGTCaatatatttctattatttaaaTGCATCTAATTTTGTTTGAAACATAATTCAATATCTTTACATTGAATGACATTAATGTTTCACGGAATTTCTACACATAACTTCCCCATGAATATGAATAAGTCATGTTCTTTACTTTACGTtgataattttgttttattttgtccTGATAAACAAATAGTGCTGCTGTATTCCACAATGCAAGTACAAGGTTCTGTGATGGAGCACGCTTTGGTCTTGGAGCAGAGGTGGGTGTATCTTCTAGAAATGACATTGTGTTTGTAATAATCACATTTAGTTTCACAAATGTTATTcgttttctttattattattattattgatcaCTGATCAGGTTGGAATAAGCACCAGCAGAATTCATGCTCGAGGCCCTGTAGGAGTTGAGGGGTTATTAACTAGTAAATGGTATGGACTCCTGCActtttttcttgatttatttttataatttaaaaaataaaataaaatattagcaCCACCAACAGGCTAActgagaaaatattttttgttattctgTTGTatgttcaaaaaataaaataaactgttgtatgttttattatgtttaattttgtttccttATATGCTTTCAAGAACTTGTCAACttttttaattacaattatAAACTATTTGCATGAGTTACGAACTAATAaatacttttcaattcaacaaATAATATTTACGATAAATGATACAATTTGTTGCAGGATATTGAGAGGGAGTGGGCAAGTGGTAGACGGTGATCGAGGGATCACTTACACTCACAAGGAACTTCCAATCATAGCATGATTATATATAATCTAAAACAAAAGGATAGTTTTGAAGCTAAATATACATTGgctatgtattattattattattattattattattattgttgttgttgttgttgttgttcgtATCATCATCAATCCAGCAGCTTT
This window contains:
- the LOC130973894 gene encoding delta-1-pyrroline-5-carboxylate synthase-like; its protein translation is MQPPVKNGFNVFLGNSTEWRLSNGPAYLNSPPAYIEPESVTLDPSRAFLKDVKRLIVKVGTAVVTRSDGRLALGRLGALCEQLKELNSRGYEVILVTSGAVGLGRQRLRYRRLANSSFSDLQKPQGEFDGKACAAVGQSSLMALYDTMFSQLDVTSSQLLVNDGFFRDAGFRKQLSDTVHSLLNLRVIPIFNENDAVSTRKAPYEDSSGIFWDNDSLAGLLALELKADLLVLLSDVEGLYSGPPSDPNSKLIDTYVKEKHQKEITFGDKSRLGRGGMTAKVNAAVCAAYAGTPVIITSGYATDNIIRVLQGDRIGTVFHKDAHLWAHINQVSAREMAISARDCSRRLQSLNSEERRKILLTVADALENNLSLIMEENGVDIADAELAGLEKSLISRLALKPEKIAGLVKSVRMLADMKEPIGQILKRIELADKLTLERISCPLGVVLVIFESRPDALVQIAALAVRSGNGLLLKGGKEAKRSNAALHKVITSAIPETVGDKLIGLVTSREEIPDLLKLDDVIDLVVPRGSNKLVSQIKESTKIPVLGHSDGICHVYVDKAANIDMAKQIVKDAKIDYPAACNAMETLLVHKDLSETGGLNQLVAELTKEGVELYGGPRASGLLNITKTSSFHKEYSSLACTIEIVDDVSAAIDHIHQYGSSHTECIVTEDPEVAETFLRQVDSAAVFHNASTRFCDGARFGLGAEVGISTSRIHARGPVGVEGLLTSKWILRGSGQVVDGDRGITYTHKELPIIA